The proteins below are encoded in one region of Sporosarcina sp. FSL K6-1508:
- a CDS encoding NAD(P)H-dependent glycerol-3-phosphate dehydrogenase — translation MEKVTVIGAGSWGTAIAFVLAENGHDCLLWARRSNQSAEINENHTNNSYLPGISLPANLRATSDLETAVMHSDTVIIAVPTKAIRDICTELNALAISPKLIVHVSKGIEPDSLKRISEMISEELDSAKTTAIVVLSGPSHAEEVVLRHPTTVTAASFDLEAAEKIQDLFMNNYFRVYTNPDIVGVEIGAALKNVIALAAGISDGLGYGDNAKAALITRGLAEISRLGVKMGANPLTFSGLTGLGDLIVTCTSVHSRNWKAGNMLGKGNSLDEVVSGMGMVIEGVRTAKAAHQLAAQYKVSMPLTEALYSILFEDIPPKEAVDQLMNRMKKQEVEDLFGNR, via the coding sequence ATGGAAAAAGTAACTGTTATTGGCGCTGGAAGTTGGGGAACAGCAATCGCTTTTGTCCTGGCTGAAAATGGTCATGATTGTTTACTCTGGGCGAGACGTTCTAACCAGTCCGCTGAAATTAACGAAAATCATACAAATAATTCATATTTACCCGGTATTTCTTTACCTGCAAATTTGAGGGCGACATCAGATTTGGAAACGGCGGTGATGCATAGTGATACTGTCATTATCGCTGTTCCTACAAAAGCGATTCGAGATATCTGTACTGAACTGAATGCATTGGCAATCAGTCCTAAATTAATTGTCCATGTTTCAAAAGGGATTGAACCGGATTCGTTGAAGCGGATCTCCGAAATGATTTCGGAAGAGTTGGATTCCGCAAAGACGACGGCTATTGTCGTTCTCTCAGGACCTAGCCATGCCGAAGAAGTTGTTCTGCGTCATCCAACGACAGTGACAGCTGCGTCATTTGATCTGGAGGCTGCAGAAAAGATTCAGGACCTATTTATGAACAATTATTTCCGTGTCTATACAAATCCGGATATTGTCGGTGTGGAAATCGGAGCCGCGCTTAAAAATGTAATTGCATTGGCGGCTGGTATTTCTGATGGGCTCGGTTATGGCGATAACGCAAAAGCTGCCTTGATTACCCGCGGTTTAGCGGAGATTTCAAGACTCGGTGTCAAGATGGGCGCAAATCCTCTTACTTTTTCAGGTCTTACAGGTCTCGGAGATTTAATCGTCACTTGTACGAGTGTCCATTCGCGCAACTGGAAAGCGGGCAACATGCTCGGTAAAGGGAATAGTCTGGATGAGGTCGTATCAGGCATGGGCATGGTCATCGAAGGTGTCAGGACAGCTAAAGCAGCGCATCAGCTTGCGGCGCAGTATAAGGTCTCCATGCCGCTTACAGAAGCTTTGTATTCCATCCTGTTCGAGGATATTCCGCCGAAAGAGGCTGTTGACCAACTTATGAACCGTATGAAAAAGCAGGAAGTTGAAGATCTATTCGGCAATCGTTAA
- the der gene encoding ribosome biogenesis GTPase Der, which yields MNKPTVAIVGRPNVGKSTIFNRIVGERISIVEDVAGVTRDRIYSSADWLSHEFNLIDTGGIDIGDEPFLEQIRLQAEIAIEEADVIIFLVNGREGVTDADEQVAKILYKTKKPIVLAVNKVDNPDMRDMIYDFYSLGFGEPYPISGSHGLGLGDLLDAVANDFPEPGDEDIEDDVIRFSLIGRPNVGKSSLVNAFLGEERVIVSDIPGTTIDAIDTSYEYEGQKYKIIDTAGMRKKGKVYENVEKYAVLRALKAIDRSDVVLIVINGEEGIREMDKRIAGYAEDAGKGVMFVVNKWDAVEKDDKTMNKFITDIRDNFLFLDYAPISFVSAKTKQRVNTLFDKVKLISENHALRIQSSVLNEVIEDAVARNPAPNNKGRRLRIYYATQVAVKPPTFVVFVNDVEIMHFSYERFLQNRLRESFGFEGTPIRIITRARS from the coding sequence ATGAATAAACCAACAGTAGCGATCGTCGGTAGGCCGAACGTCGGGAAATCGACAATATTCAACCGAATCGTTGGTGAACGAATTTCAATCGTAGAAGATGTTGCGGGTGTTACACGTGACCGTATTTACAGTTCTGCTGATTGGCTCTCCCATGAATTTAACCTGATTGATACAGGAGGAATCGACATTGGGGACGAGCCTTTTCTTGAGCAAATCCGACTACAGGCGGAGATTGCAATTGAAGAAGCAGACGTTATCATTTTCCTTGTGAATGGCCGTGAAGGGGTAACCGATGCTGATGAGCAAGTTGCCAAGATCTTGTACAAAACGAAAAAACCGATTGTTCTTGCAGTAAACAAAGTTGATAACCCAGATATGCGGGATATGATTTATGATTTCTATTCCCTTGGGTTCGGAGAACCTTATCCAATTTCGGGTTCACATGGACTAGGTCTTGGAGATTTGCTTGATGCAGTAGCAAACGATTTCCCAGAACCAGGCGATGAAGATATCGAAGACGATGTTATCCGATTTTCGTTAATCGGTAGACCGAATGTTGGAAAGTCATCCCTCGTCAATGCTTTTCTAGGTGAGGAACGGGTTATCGTCAGTGATATACCGGGGACAACAATCGATGCAATCGATACATCTTATGAATATGAAGGACAAAAATACAAGATTATCGATACAGCCGGCATGCGCAAAAAAGGAAAAGTATATGAAAACGTTGAAAAGTATGCCGTCCTTCGTGCACTAAAAGCTATTGACCGTTCCGATGTCGTACTCATCGTTATTAACGGTGAAGAAGGAATTCGGGAAATGGACAAGCGGATTGCAGGCTATGCAGAAGATGCAGGCAAAGGTGTCATGTTTGTTGTAAACAAGTGGGATGCTGTTGAAAAAGATGACAAAACGATGAATAAGTTTATAACGGATATCCGCGACAACTTCTTATTCCTTGACTATGCACCTATTTCTTTTGTTTCGGCGAAAACGAAACAGCGTGTCAATACACTGTTCGATAAAGTTAAGTTAATCAGTGAAAATCATGCGCTTCGTATTCAGTCAAGTGTTCTGAACGAAGTAATTGAAGATGCCGTTGCAAGAAACCCGGCACCTAATAACAAAGGACGCAGACTGCGTATTTACTACGCTACCCAAGTAGCTGTCAAGCCGCCAACTTTCGTTGTCTTCGTGAACGATGTAGAAATCATGCATTTCTCTTATGAACGCTTTTTACAAAACCGTCTTCGTGAATCATTTGGCTTCGAAGGAACGCCGATCAGAATCATTACTCGCGCAAGAAGCTGA
- a CDS encoding transcriptional regulator — translation MFVILRTLVPYIVEKEGKSIRDQLIKSVKYNESLDMIYMTNDGQISKRRIRAQQVGEVSFRAYCFLRKSTRTFTIENVLALVPVTVNENRMIYIS, via the coding sequence TTGTTTGTCATATTAAGAACGTTAGTTCCATATATTGTTGAAAAGGAGGGAAAGAGTATACGTGATCAATTGATCAAGTCAGTAAAATACAACGAGTCACTCGACATGATATACATGACGAATGACGGTCAAATCAGTAAAAGGCGAATAAGAGCGCAACAAGTTGGTGAGGTATCGTTTCGTGCATATTGTTTTCTGCGTAAATCCACTCGCACTTTTACAATCGAAAACGTGCTGGCACTTGTTCCTGTTACAGTGAATGAAAATAGGATGATCTATATTAGTTGA
- a CDS encoding peptidoglycan recognition protein family protein yields the protein MPYTIITNYIPASLYPLKATYPMTPEYITIHNTANDATAINEIAFMTRNTAATSYHVAIDDKHAVQAIPFTRNGWHAGDGQGAGNRKSIGIEICYSESGGTKYANAEANAIDYIARLLKQYGWGLDRVKWHRDWSGKKCPHRIIDEGRTSAVHNAIAKRLSELSGPTPPKEDVRMFNPSSATLKLAYEQFLLDALKEGLISDKWLIEFKAGKLSLDDALALKVIIDQRK from the coding sequence ATGCCGTACACAATAATTACCAACTACATCCCGGCGTCTCTCTATCCGCTTAAAGCAACGTATCCGATGACGCCCGAATACATCACTATACACAATACAGCCAATGATGCGACGGCCATCAATGAAATTGCTTTCATGACGAGGAACACGGCTGCTACCTCCTACCATGTTGCAATCGATGACAAACATGCAGTACAAGCCATCCCATTTACACGCAATGGTTGGCACGCTGGGGATGGTCAAGGAGCGGGTAATCGGAAATCCATCGGAATCGAAATCTGTTACTCGGAATCCGGTGGTACGAAGTATGCTAATGCAGAAGCAAATGCCATTGACTATATAGCGCGCTTACTTAAGCAATACGGTTGGGGTTTAGATCGTGTGAAGTGGCATCGGGATTGGAGCGGTAAAAAATGTCCGCATCGTATCATAGATGAGGGGCGCACGTCGGCTGTCCACAATGCCATCGCTAAACGTTTGTCGGAACTGAGTGGCCCAACACCGCCAAAGGAGGATGTCCGCATGTTTAATCCGAGTTCAGCAACACTCAAGCTTGCTTACGAACAATTTTTGTTAGATGCCCTGAAAGAGGGATTGATTTCTGATAAATGGCTAATTGAATTTAAGGCAGGCAAGTTGTCACTTGATGATGCTCTTGCGCTTAAAGTCATTATTGACCAGCGCAAGTGA
- the rpsA gene encoding 30S ribosomal protein S1 has translation MTEDMNLETTNIYNEGDRVTGKVTKIEEKSVTVEIEGAPFDGVIPISELSSLHIEKAADAVAVGDELELIVMKVEDDNYVLSKRKVDAEDAWDSLEEKYNNKETIETEVKDVVKGGLVVDLGVRGFIPASLVEDYFVESFEEYKGRMMTFKIVEMEKDKNRLILSHRAVIQEEKESHKGEVLDNLKEGEILEGTVQRLATFGAFVDIGGVDGLVHISQLSHDHVEKVSDVLKEGDKVTVKILSIDRDSERISLSIKDTLPGPWEGIEEKAPQGSTFEGTVKRLVSYGAFVEVFPGVEGLVHISRISHQHIGTPHEVLQEGQKINVKVLEVNTDDKRLSLSIKDLIEKEDNNSYGNYEMPEEASGFSMSDVIGDQLKKFSSKD, from the coding sequence ATGACTGAAGACATGAACTTGGAAACAACGAACATCTACAATGAAGGTGACCGTGTTACTGGGAAAGTGACTAAAATCGAAGAAAAGTCTGTGACAGTTGAAATTGAGGGAGCACCATTTGATGGTGTCATCCCAATTAGTGAACTTTCAAGCCTTCACATTGAAAAAGCTGCAGATGCAGTGGCGGTGGGCGACGAACTTGAATTGATTGTCATGAAAGTGGAAGATGATAATTATGTTCTTTCAAAACGGAAAGTCGATGCGGAAGATGCGTGGGACTCCCTTGAAGAAAAATACAATAATAAAGAGACGATTGAAACGGAAGTAAAAGACGTTGTAAAAGGTGGACTAGTTGTTGACCTTGGCGTTCGCGGTTTTATTCCCGCATCACTTGTAGAAGATTATTTCGTCGAATCGTTTGAAGAATATAAAGGCCGCATGATGACATTTAAAATTGTTGAAATGGAAAAAGATAAAAATCGATTAATACTTTCTCACCGTGCAGTTATCCAAGAAGAAAAAGAATCACATAAAGGCGAAGTATTGGATAATCTTAAAGAAGGCGAAATACTTGAAGGTACTGTTCAACGTCTTGCAACATTCGGTGCTTTTGTTGATATCGGCGGTGTTGATGGACTTGTCCATATTTCTCAATTGTCCCATGATCACGTCGAGAAAGTTTCAGATGTGCTAAAAGAAGGCGACAAAGTGACAGTTAAAATACTTTCAATCGATCGCGATTCAGAACGGATTTCACTTTCCATTAAAGACACCTTGCCTGGTCCGTGGGAAGGGATCGAAGAGAAGGCTCCACAAGGATCTACGTTTGAAGGAACTGTGAAACGTCTTGTCTCATATGGTGCGTTCGTTGAAGTCTTCCCGGGCGTAGAAGGTCTCGTCCATATTTCACGTATTTCCCACCAGCACATTGGTACTCCGCATGAAGTGCTGCAGGAGGGTCAAAAAATAAATGTCAAAGTTCTAGAAGTCAATACGGATGATAAACGTCTCTCTTTAAGCATTAAAGATCTTATTGAAAAAGAAGATAATAACTCTTATGGTAATTACGAGATGCCAGAAGAAGCATCAGGTTTTTCAATGAGTGACGTCATCGGGGATCAGCTAAAGAAGTTTTCTAGTAAAGACTGA
- a CDS encoding lysophospholipid acyltransferase family protein: MNLYPLGKLLCSTIFYPLYRIKVIGVENFPKEGGVLLCTNHIENIDPPVVGSTCPRPVHFMAKEELFKMPLLKSILPQVNAYPVKRGMSDREAFRNTLKILKAGKVVGMFPEGTRSKTGELGKGLAGAGFFALKGGDAVVVPCAIIGPYKAFRRLKVVYGKPLDLTTYRENRTSAEAVTEVIMSEIQTLIEQNK; the protein is encoded by the coding sequence ATGAACTTATACCCACTAGGTAAACTTCTTTGCAGCACAATTTTTTATCCGCTATATCGTATTAAAGTAATTGGAGTGGAAAACTTCCCGAAAGAAGGGGGCGTTCTGCTTTGCACGAACCACATCGAAAATATCGATCCGCCAGTTGTCGGCAGTACTTGTCCCAGACCTGTTCACTTTATGGCAAAAGAAGAGTTATTTAAAATGCCGCTGCTGAAAAGTATTCTTCCGCAAGTAAATGCATATCCTGTGAAACGCGGAATGAGTGACAGGGAAGCATTTCGGAATACATTGAAAATCCTCAAAGCTGGGAAAGTCGTCGGGATGTTTCCTGAAGGGACGAGAAGTAAGACGGGTGAACTTGGCAAAGGGCTTGCGGGCGCTGGCTTCTTCGCATTGAAGGGCGGCGATGCGGTTGTTGTTCCTTGTGCGATTATTGGGCCTTACAAAGCGTTTAGAAGATTGAAAGTTGTGTATGGTAAACCGCTTGATTTGACGACTTATCGTGAAAATCGGACTTCAGCTGAAGCTGTTACAGAGGTTATCATGAGTGAGATTCAAACACTTATCGAACAAAATAAATAA
- the cmk gene encoding (d)CMP kinase, with the protein MTLGIKIAIDGPAAAGKSTIAKITAEILGYTYIDTGAMYRALTHKALVRNINTNDGKELEALLEDTKIVLKPSASGQAVIVDGEDVTEDIRSQLVTANVSSVATHMGVRQLMVDKQRHLAEGAGVVMDGRDIGTAVLPDAELKIFMTASVEERAMRRHIEDEKRGFTTSLERLKTEIAERDRADSEREVSPLRQAEDAVLIDTTAMTIADVAEKISALAEKRMKL; encoded by the coding sequence ATGACATTAGGGATAAAAATCGCAATTGACGGTCCTGCTGCGGCCGGAAAAAGTACAATTGCTAAAATTACAGCTGAAATATTGGGCTATACGTATATCGATACAGGCGCTATGTACCGCGCGCTTACGCATAAGGCGTTAGTTCGCAACATAAATACTAATGATGGAAAAGAACTTGAAGCATTATTGGAAGATACAAAGATTGTTCTGAAGCCATCAGCTAGCGGCCAAGCGGTGATTGTGGATGGTGAAGATGTGACAGAAGATATCCGTTCGCAATTGGTGACTGCTAATGTATCTTCTGTCGCAACACATATGGGTGTCCGCCAACTTATGGTCGATAAACAACGTCACTTAGCGGAAGGTGCAGGTGTGGTTATGGATGGCAGGGATATCGGGACAGCAGTACTGCCGGATGCAGAGTTAAAGATTTTCATGACGGCCTCTGTTGAGGAGCGGGCCATGAGACGTCATATAGAAGACGAAAAGCGCGGCTTTACAACATCTCTTGAACGATTGAAAACTGAAATAGCTGAACGTGACCGAGCGGATAGTGAAAGAGAAGTGTCTCCACTTCGACAAGCGGAAGATGCTGTTCTTATCGATACGACAGCTATGACAATTGCAGATGTGGCGGAAAAAATTAGTGCGCTTGCAGAAAAGAGGATGAAATTATGA
- a CDS encoding flagellar brake protein produces MDGWWLIMLLSIGTIVVLDKDFTKNSEKFKSKVVDMNDGLVMIDYPTHIETGKTAFFMDGTQLHVTFSDSKKVSYAFRTEVSGRLNKGIPMLKLSYPGDDQLLKIQRREFVRVESAIDIAIEKDGRFSQYVAADLSAGGVALTLPNQDVFKKGDILSLTIVLPFMNREIKYVKADARVIRIWEKDGRIIASLEFEKINQVDRQYVIRFCFERQLQMRDFN; encoded by the coding sequence ATGGATGGCTGGTGGTTAATAATGCTACTTTCGATTGGAACGATAGTTGTTCTGGACAAAGACTTTACAAAAAACAGTGAAAAGTTTAAAAGTAAAGTGGTGGATATGAATGACGGATTGGTGATGATAGATTACCCAACTCACATCGAAACTGGGAAAACCGCTTTTTTTATGGACGGGACACAGTTGCATGTTACATTCTCGGACAGTAAGAAGGTATCCTATGCTTTCCGGACTGAAGTGAGTGGCCGTCTTAACAAAGGGATTCCTATGCTGAAATTATCCTATCCGGGCGATGACCAGCTACTAAAAATCCAACGGCGTGAATTTGTGAGGGTAGAATCAGCAATCGATATTGCGATTGAAAAAGATGGGCGATTCAGCCAGTATGTGGCGGCAGATCTTAGCGCGGGTGGTGTTGCACTTACTCTGCCCAATCAAGATGTGTTCAAAAAAGGCGATATCCTATCGCTGACAATTGTACTGCCATTTATGAACCGTGAAATTAAGTATGTAAAAGCAGATGCCAGGGTAATTAGAATTTGGGAGAAGGATGGCAGAATAATTGCCTCTCTGGAATTCGAGAAGATTAATCAGGTAGACCGTCAATACGTCATTCGGTTTTGTTTTGAACGACAATTGCAGATGAGAGATTTTAATTAG
- a CDS encoding PepSY1/2 domain-containing protein → MKKMIFVLVYSLAALSIFSYGKAAENEQLAIALSGQYANKMTDASKKLEELDTAVKKTLLFNEAEGSSKAREDIWRLSADIKNSVSSLPMDPSFSTSWMNYLGRLGNFAKEAGGTGDNGEYHRVMKVASKNLRSMADEWQVATADMVSGNLSIADWNNRLDVADSGHDWAGMGTSVKQYTESDFPLTASESDSMKKKELRDMADPKVTREEAVTEFKKLFPHLSNETIGVEMSKPGSPYPFYHIRFAENQSVGYIDITEKGGHVLSFLSERPFGKESLPFEDLKKKAEVFLKEAGYKDLVYEEARENNTVWHMVYVRVEPEYGAKVFSDTIHLKVAKDNANIVGLDASEYIRKEKTTRQPITKKDWKTFFHSGANVVKEELAYVENDRLEQRLAHYLTVTLDENGEIGTYTVIIDTETSEVIKTEKLQ, encoded by the coding sequence ATGAAAAAAATGATTTTTGTACTAGTGTACTCATTAGCAGCACTGTCGATCTTTTCTTACGGTAAAGCCGCTGAAAACGAACAGCTTGCCATCGCCTTAAGTGGACAATATGCCAATAAGATGACAGATGCCTCGAAGAAACTGGAAGAGTTGGATACCGCAGTTAAGAAAACGTTATTGTTTAATGAAGCAGAGGGTTCTTCGAAAGCGCGAGAGGATATTTGGCGTCTTTCAGCTGATATTAAAAACTCTGTTTCCTCATTGCCTATGGATCCGAGCTTTTCGACGTCTTGGATGAATTATCTTGGACGGCTCGGCAATTTTGCAAAGGAAGCCGGCGGTACGGGAGATAATGGCGAATATCACCGTGTTATGAAAGTGGCTTCAAAAAACCTGCGCTCAATGGCAGATGAGTGGCAAGTTGCAACTGCAGATATGGTAAGTGGTAATTTGTCGATAGCTGATTGGAATAATAGATTGGATGTTGCTGATTCGGGCCACGATTGGGCTGGTATGGGTACGAGTGTAAAACAGTATACAGAGAGTGACTTTCCATTAACAGCTAGTGAGTCGGACTCGATGAAGAAAAAAGAATTAAGGGATATGGCAGATCCTAAAGTGACACGTGAAGAGGCTGTTACAGAGTTCAAAAAACTGTTTCCCCACTTGTCTAACGAGACAATTGGTGTAGAAATGAGTAAACCGGGTTCTCCGTATCCGTTTTATCATATTCGTTTTGCTGAAAATCAGTCTGTCGGTTATATTGATATCACGGAAAAGGGAGGTCATGTCCTTTCATTTCTGAGTGAAAGACCGTTTGGGAAGGAAAGTCTTCCATTTGAAGATCTTAAAAAGAAAGCTGAAGTGTTTTTAAAGGAAGCAGGATATAAAGATCTGGTTTATGAAGAAGCGAGGGAAAATAATACGGTATGGCATATGGTATATGTCCGAGTGGAGCCCGAATATGGAGCAAAAGTTTTTTCAGATACAATCCATTTAAAAGTTGCAAAAGACAACGCGAATATAGTTGGACTTGACGCATCTGAATATATACGGAAAGAGAAGACAACACGACAGCCGATAACGAAAAAAGATTGGAAAACATTTTTCCATTCTGGCGCTAATGTTGTCAAGGAAGAACTTGCGTATGTTGAAAATGATCGGCTTGAGCAGCGCTTAGCACATTATTTGACTGTAACGTTGGATGAAAATGGGGAAATAGGCACATATACAGTTATTATCGATACAGAGACTTCTGAAGTGATTAAAACAGAGAAGTTGCAGTAA
- the sleB gene encoding spore cortex-lytic enzyme — protein sequence MITVALLLGSAYATSPIQIKAFSSQEIARGAFGDDVIELQSRLQYIGYYTGTIDGTFGYGTYWALRNFQEKYGLPVDGIAGLKTRKKLVDASQYDEKFVKDNLNKGNKFTYYGSKPLASQVEKGTGKKENIQLPSKYSEQDLKLMANAVYGEARGEPYEGQVAVAAVILNRVEHPDFPDTVGGVIFQPLAFTAVADGQIWLTPNERAKEAVLDAINGWDPSENAIYYFNPITATSKWIWSRPQIKKIGLHIFAN from the coding sequence ATGATAACAGTCGCTCTGCTCCTCGGTAGCGCCTACGCTACATCGCCTATCCAAATAAAAGCGTTCAGTTCTCAGGAAATCGCACGTGGCGCATTTGGCGATGATGTTATTGAATTGCAATCGAGGCTTCAGTATATCGGTTATTACACAGGGACGATTGATGGAACATTTGGCTATGGAACGTATTGGGCATTACGCAATTTTCAAGAGAAATATGGACTTCCGGTAGATGGTATTGCGGGATTGAAAACGAGAAAGAAACTAGTGGATGCGTCACAGTACGATGAAAAATTCGTAAAGGATAATTTAAATAAAGGCAATAAATTTACGTATTACGGAAGTAAACCTCTTGCATCCCAAGTGGAAAAAGGAACTGGTAAGAAAGAGAATATCCAATTGCCGTCCAAGTATTCCGAACAGGATCTTAAACTAATGGCAAATGCAGTTTACGGAGAAGCGAGAGGTGAGCCTTATGAAGGCCAAGTTGCGGTAGCTGCGGTTATCTTGAACCGGGTGGAGCACCCCGATTTTCCAGATACGGTTGGGGGTGTCATTTTCCAGCCGCTCGCATTTACTGCGGTTGCTGACGGACAAATTTGGCTGACGCCGAATGAACGGGCAAAGGAAGCCGTTCTCGATGCTATCAACGGATGGGATCCATCTGAAAATGCAATTTATTACTTCAATCCTATTACCGCGACAAGCAAGTGGATTTGGTCACGGCCACAAATAAAAAAAATCGGATTGCATATTTTTGCTAACTAA
- the prsW gene encoding glutamic-type intramembrane protease PrsW: MFILLTVAIAPGFALFSYFYLRKQIAKEPSLTLFHTFIYGAIMTFPILFIQHVFEEENIFSHFFIRNVVFTSGLEEFFKWLILLLAIYRHVEFEDAYDGILYGASVSLGFATVENIIYLLAFGADTAFLRALLPVSSHALFGVVMGYYFGQAKFAIESNVNKYLFLALLAPYSLHFVYNGILAIDDLWLYLIIPFMLFLWWFGLTRVKYAHTFAMQQFRRKARTNTK, from the coding sequence ATGTTCATATTGCTCACCGTAGCGATTGCGCCGGGATTCGCGCTCTTTAGCTATTTTTATTTAAGAAAACAAATTGCAAAAGAGCCATCACTTACATTATTCCATACATTCATATATGGGGCTATCATGACTTTTCCGATTTTGTTCATCCAGCACGTATTTGAAGAAGAAAATATCTTTTCTCACTTTTTTATACGGAATGTTGTTTTTACGAGTGGTCTTGAAGAGTTTTTTAAGTGGCTCATCCTTCTGCTAGCTATTTATCGGCATGTTGAATTTGAAGACGCTTATGATGGAATTCTTTACGGTGCCAGTGTATCTCTAGGTTTTGCGACAGTCGAAAACATTATTTATCTGTTAGCATTTGGAGCCGACACCGCATTTCTTCGGGCTTTGCTACCGGTTTCCAGTCATGCACTGTTCGGTGTTGTAATGGGCTATTATTTCGGCCAAGCAAAATTTGCTATAGAATCAAACGTCAATAAGTATTTGTTTTTAGCACTCCTTGCTCCGTATAGTCTTCACTTTGTTTATAATGGAATCCTTGCTATTGATGATTTATGGCTCTATCTGATTATTCCTTTCATGCTATTTCTTTGGTGGTTTGGTTTGACACGAGTGAAATATGCCCATACGTTCGCGATGCAACAATTCAGGCGCAAAGCACGAACGAATACAAAATGA
- a CDS encoding asparaginase: MKKNILLIHTGGTISMELDSKTGGVILSAANPLALEIDNIQQFATITEVEAFNLPSPHITPEKMLELRVLLTKHVKNNPVDGVVITHGTDTLEETAYFLELSTNYDIPIVLTGAMRSSNEIGSDGVYNLMSAVRVAAADDANTKGVLVVLNDEIHTATNVTKTHSSSVSTFQSPQYGPIGIVTKSDIHFHHAPLSRTYLPVESISKKVAMFKIYAGMESDLLISISSLGYDGVVLEGLGQGNVPPALIVGIRHLLDQGLPVILVSRCFNGIAQDIYAYEGGGKMLKDMGVRFEHGLSGQKARLKLLLELCSV; the protein is encoded by the coding sequence TTGAAGAAAAATATTCTACTCATCCATACCGGTGGGACAATTTCAATGGAACTGGATTCAAAAACAGGCGGTGTTATTCTGAGTGCCGCTAATCCCCTTGCATTAGAAATCGATAATATTCAGCAATTCGCAACGATTACAGAAGTTGAAGCATTCAATTTACCGTCTCCCCATATAACTCCTGAAAAGATGCTTGAACTGAGAGTCTTGCTTACTAAACATGTAAAAAACAATCCTGTCGATGGCGTAGTCATTACGCATGGCACAGACACACTTGAAGAGACCGCTTATTTCTTGGAACTCTCAACAAATTACGACATTCCTATTGTTCTAACAGGAGCAATGCGTTCATCAAATGAAATCGGATCGGATGGTGTCTACAACCTAATGTCAGCCGTCAGGGTTGCCGCAGCAGACGATGCAAATACCAAAGGGGTACTCGTCGTCCTAAATGATGAGATCCATACAGCGACGAACGTGACGAAGACACATAGTAGCAGTGTGTCCACTTTTCAAAGTCCTCAATATGGACCTATCGGTATCGTGACAAAGTCAGATATTCACTTCCATCACGCACCATTATCAAGAACTTATTTACCTGTTGAGTCCATCAGTAAAAAAGTTGCTATGTTTAAAATATATGCAGGAATGGAATCCGACTTGCTCATTTCAATATCTTCTCTTGGCTATGACGGTGTTGTACTCGAAGGTCTCGGTCAGGGAAACGTCCCGCCTGCTTTGATTGTGGGAATCCGCCATTTGCTGGATCAAGGGTTACCAGTCATCCTCGTCTCTCGTTGTTTCAATGGAATCGCACAGGACATTTATGCGTACGAGGGCGGAGGTAAGATGCTTAAAGATATGGGCGTACGGTTTGAGCATGGTCTCAGTGGCCAGAAAGCCCGTTTAAAGCTACTGCTTGAACTATGTTCAGTATGA